gcacattggatatgggatatgcgctcgataatccaagtgacttggcttgagatgatacgaatgatgaagagtcctcaaatcttcattgtgtatccgaGTCTCCAATGTgctccaaagtcacctattgatcaagtttgagcttgttggtccccaactacattGGGTCCTAaggggttagtcacaataggcttggcaacccaaatggttcttttcttgacaccattttgagtaccaacaaacttggcaaacacattgccaaccttatccttcccaagggaatagctatcatcaatagtgattgggttggataagttacctctcgtgcaagacgaagcgacgtgacccttctcacgacataagtagcaacatctaccctttgttttcttcccagttgatttctcacctcggggagtgttggcttgggtcttattgggaataagccttccttcaacttgtagctgagtgtgtgattaagtttgtggccgcttcccttgttgcttgtgactttgagacttcatctttagagggcaagatctaacatggtgccctttaactttgcacttgaagcaaatgattttggccgaattcctaactcgttctaggccactcttgttcttatttgagtttactccaacatcatttttgtcattcggagatgtttgctcacacaggacgttgttgagtgtggacattcattcatgacactgttccaagtctttcttcaaagtagtgacttgggccttgagctcttcgatttcctctgcacggttagtgtcagtgcaagtactagaggaagtgtaagcttcattgttagagcaacaaggcaaggaaagtaattcatcacacgaggtagcaacattatgagtagacgaattacgaggactagcacatggaaatatagtactttgattagaagtggtgccattgtccacatgaggctaacttgatgttaccttggtgatgatagcctcatgagctaacttttgcacattatgggatattagaagatcggcatgagagcttgtgagcattacatggttttcttccaacttcccataattgctagttagtaaatcaagttgagcacgtagctcaacattctccttcaatgttgatacttcaaaagagatagggttagatgtacaagtatcatcaacaatatgagaggactaagtagcgattagagacttctcatgagtagattgaatctcctcatagatcttagaggttttgatgagctctcccttgacattcttgcattcaaggagaagcacctcaaaatcctttttaagtttatcatgggcaacttcaatctctccttttgaagatcttaagtctctacatgcttgatgactcttctcaagttcatgttaagttgttcacttttagcttgttcatgattaagggaatcattacaattttcaaagtaagcaagaacatcttgaaatctttgaagagcgttatttttagctttatgaagaattttactgatcacatagatattttcagtcaagtcatcatcatcatcctcatcgcaaatatcatcgttattgcacagggaagatgatacctcattattacctcttgccatgaggcacatgtgaactggaggagttgatgatgattcttttggtgaatcagattcttcattagtcaaaagtacttcatatttcttggtttcccctaaatgattagtcatagaacaactagggagaaacaagatattttgatcaagaggacacgggaaagcaggcatatcaccacagacatttgtcgagggatctttaggtgaaatgcatgacctatcagcacaataatttacactatgtgtggtgctagatatgctcgtgtccatggaggctatgacattttcatcaacatgtatttcttcactcaccatgtcgttaccttgtgagattgaagatgctgaggtgtgcaagcaatcggatatggaagtagtggtggactctttatgatcgaaaagagtgaagagctcatgcaccaactccttcatcataatatcgtcttcatcaagattggacccaccgtatatatcttcaagtttattccaaacttcatgagttgacttgcaagtcgagatagacttaaacacttcaggacttatggttcgatgaatggcaagaaaagcctaacaatcaagatacatttcattagtagatgaagatgcatcatcctttttgtcggcaatcccagcAAGAACAATtcttaaagtatttgggcccattgcccgaaagtgatgaagcatacgaattctccatagggtataatttgtgccatcaaagtcaaaggtgtcattgtgcactaatccaatagtcgacatcgatactctctaggtcatgaaacctaattaaagagagaccttgctctgataccaattgaaaagacctcgatgacgcctagaggtggggggggggtgaataggctatttagaaacttcttcggatttggcttaaacctaatgcggaaataaactaagaggatacttgtcaagcacaaatcctaaatgcactaggcactgcaacgtgtatcaacaacacgatctaccaagatggacacaatacagttactaacaagcaccagtaagttacacaaacttacttgagctatatcacacgacaagtaggtgaacgacacaagatactagatcacactatagcacacgatatatcaaaagctgcaagtgtgaacgtgtgcatatagagggtatgcttgaatgattaatcttgtacaagaaatagccaacactatataatgagcacaaccaatatgcaatgtatgtatgctcaagtaacacaagtaaaccacaagtaaggagttagggttaaggataaccaaggtcactgagacgaagatgtatcctgatgttcacttccttggagggaagctaatcACCGTTAGAGagatggatgttaccacgaaggcacaccaacgccacgaaggctcaccctattctccctttgagataacaccacgaaggcgtttctcaaccactagtggtaagcctttgaggtggcttccaaaccctcacaaacttttccaggggtaatcacacggattgattcctctccgaagaactcctaccgcctaggagtctccaacctccaaaagtaacaagatcacggggaatgctcaaaacttgctcaaatctcaaatagcttgggttgagataaGGAGAGGgacacgatctatcttttgattggaacaactctcaaaggggctcacaaatgctcttgggatctaagatttggtgtgagcaaatgtatgtggggtagaaatgtgttcttatgaggatatggctgtgttgggcaccctctcacgaagtgggaggggggggtatttatagttgggagagaaaaacagtcgttggggacactttaagtcacacaggggtcggacatccggcagttcacggatgtccgcgcgtccacaaggagtcaaacgtccgacaggggtcggtcgtccgagggatgtaaatatatctggacCCACTgggtagttgaacagggaccggacgttcggagaaagccggaagtccgagttattcgactcaaactgctCTGGTGcatgattccggatttccgaaagtggacgacgtccagccctcggacgtccggagggagccggaagtccgagttatatggctcaagtttctctagtgcgaagctccggatttccgaagctggtcagacgtccgaccctcggacgtccggagggagccggaaatccgagttatatggctcaagtttctctggtgcatagttccggatttccgaagctggtcggacgtccgggcctcggacgtctggagggtgccggaagtccgagttatatggttcTGATTTCTctagtataggattccggatttccgaagcattcCGAAGTTGGTcagacgtccgaccctcggacgttcggagggagccggaaatccgagttatatggctcaagtttctctggtgcatagttccggatttccgaagctggtcggacgtccgggcctcggacatctggagggtgccggaagtccgagttatatggttcTGATTTCTctagtataggattccggatttccgaagcagtcggtcgtccgcccctcggacgtccggaggaaaccggatgtccgaggcactggtcctgttttctgataacagcagagtagtggagatgtggtatgagccgaacagtggatatctagtttgagcaagttcatcacaaaacctgtgatcccctcttaatagtgcgggatccctaaagactcaagaattgtaaaaggggtaccgatgatccatacttgagtgtatacttttattcgctgatcatcactctgcaccgctaacttcaaaggaactgatacctttgagttagccctttcacttgagcttgatgttgttgttccttcttggctcaatgttgaaagcaagacatgatgaagtcttcaagtagctcttccatacacaatgtggaaagcctagcttatatattcatcttcatttgtccatcatgtgaacatccacaaggatcaagcatgtagtgctcaggaatgcttatcttgatcttgtccttgttagcacatgagcttgtccttatcaacacatgatcattcacaatagcttaaaaggggattagtgattaattatctatatgtgtgttgtcagcaacaccaaaacatgattaaggacatgactgcactttcagtaATGCATGTTTCTATTGCTGTAAAGTAGCCCAGCTGAATAAAACATATAGTAAAGTTAGTAAGCATGGACATTAGGAAGCATCCATTATTTGTTTTGTCAACATAACTCATACCTAGAAGACGCATAGAATATTATAACTAGAAACTAGCAATATCATGTATGgtgtgtactccctccgttcctaaatataagtcttttaagatgttTCACTAAAAGGACTAcgtatgaatgtatatagacatactttagagtatagattaatCCATTTTGCACCGTATGTagccctctagtgaaatctctaaaaagacttatatttaggaacggaggtagtAGATGTGAATCAATCATTTTGTGATCTAATAAAGACCAATATCTTCCATTGATGCAAACAGACTGGAACGTCGTCGAAGCACATATATGATGCTTACGAAGCATGGATAACTGAAAGACCTTTAAGCATCTTTGAAGTATAAACAGTTTACGAATGATGTATAATAATTGGAAATGGAAGCAACAACTAGTACTAGAAAGAATGTTCAAAATACGGATGCTTAAGAATAAATATTTCAAAGCATGGTTATATTGAGGTAAACATATATCAGATTAGGAACCATGGATATCTTGAAGCATCAATTTCATTCGATATCAACATAAGACATGCCTAGTGAAAGCATAAAGAAACAGAAATCAGAAATTGACAATAGTTATTGCCGACATGCAGATGCGTCATTGTGATCTGCAAACTAATTCTATCCAAATTGTTAGTTATATTTTTCTGCACACATAAAATGAGGCAGGGCATGACGGGCACAAACAGCTCATGCTAGTGTTTCCCTTGTTTAAATATAGACTACCGAGCGACGAGCACCAAACCCCAGCTGCTTCTCGCGCCGTCTCTCCCGCACCCATCTGGAGCAGTTCGACACGAGGAGGACGCCCGCGCCACTGCCCCGAGCCCCGTCGCTGAGGTATGGCCTTTTTCCCTCAGATTCGGagagcgcggggggggggggggggggggggggggggggggggcggggcgtCGGGATGGATTCCTCCGTTTGCATGGGCGAAGGAAACCGCAGCACCGGAAGAACGCATGTGCTGCGCCCAAGAAGCCCATAGGGGGCAGAAAGGACTCGTCCCAGTGGCACAATCCCTGATTCCTCTCTGCTCCCTCTGTGGCTCTCCCGATCTAAACTAGCCCAGCCGCCTGCCGCCTACCTCCGTGGTCCATTCTCCATTCCACGCCGTCCACTCGCCGCCGACACCTCCTGCTTGGCTCTCTGCCTCGCCGAGCCGTTCCGCACACGCCACTGCCGCGCCCGCGCACTCACCGCACCAAGTCGCCTGTCTGCAGATTAGTCCTGTCCGGCGGTCGGTGGTGTGCAAGGGTGGCTGTGTGACGCGTGCACCCTGCCTTGCACTATAGCAGCAGCCTGCGGCCACCAGCTACCAGGCAGCCCTCCCACCCTCCCACGATTAAACACAGTACATGGGTACAGTTATCCCAAATTTCCACGGTCCCTAGTTTTCGCAATTTCAGATTCAAACCTTATATTGGTTGATTCATTTTCTGTTGTTCAGCTATGATTAATACTAATGCAGGGACTGTTATTTTTTTTCCTGTAGAATTGTTGAAGAATTGGCATGTACCATGTAGGCTTTTTTAATGCAAAACTGAGACTTAAGTGAGAATTTTAGTGTGTTTGTAAGACCATATTGATTTATATCAGTGCTGTTAGTAAATTAGAATGTTCGCATTTCATATTTGTTGTCAATTGTTTGTAGGTGGACCATCCTGTTTTAAATTCCTAGATCGGCCACTGCCCAGCTACTAGGCCCTAGGGCCGATCCCCTCTGCGGCCGGGCTCACGGAGAAGGGCGCCGCCCCACCATGATCGCTGCATTGGCGCGGCAGGTCGCTGCGGCCACTGCTTCCTCCTCCCCGCTCGGCCGTGTCTCCCAGCTGGCCTCTGCACTGAATCACCAGGTGAGTGTGGCATGGATGAGACGCGCAGATCTCCGTATCTATTTGATTTCATGCTCTAGTGCGTTGCTAGGTGGTGAATAAACTTCTTTGTGGTTGCAGAGATGGATCCACGACCGGAACAAGAAGGCTATGGAGCTGGTGGCCAAGGGCTGGAGCGCCCTACAGGAGGTCGATCGCGTCATCGACTTCGCCGACCGCAACGACAAGCGATTAATCCCACTTCTCAGGGTACAGCTCTGGATTTgtgttccttctcttctttcattTGGCATCATTCTGTTGTGTCCTGTTGTTGCGGTTTTAACTTTTTGTTGTGCGTATCTTTCTCGGTGTCAAAGGGCGCGAAGGAGAACTTTGAGCTGGCTCTAGAGATCGACAATATGAATACTCATGCCCGATGTTGGCTGGCCAAGATGCATTTCAAGTACCATGTTCCCGGAGCTTGCAAAGCAATGTGAGTTGATTTTACCTCCCGTGATGTTAGTGTAATTTACTTACTTTTCTGTGTCGTTCAAGCTGCTCATATAGCATCTACACTACTTTGTTATTTCACTGTTATTCCAAGAATCTGCAAACACGATGCAAATAACTAGTTTTATCGCTACTTATGTAATTATGTTGTTGTTTTGACTCAATCTGAATCCTTTACAAGTGACCTGGCTAGTATGCAAGTGCCATGAATCTGAATACTGCATACCATTGCGCCTCAGTTAGATTGTTGCATACCAGAATTGTTTCTGGATGATATATCAGACCACAGGGACGATGCTTCTTAGTATTTGTTTTATCTGACGGATCAGTTGCAGATGATACCATGTTTGTTTTATCTGACAGAGCTAAAGTTGCAGGATAATTTTCTTTACATTGCATATAATTTGCCTAGTGCTGTAGGTATACCTTGTTAAATGTTTTGGTAATATTTACATATCAGGCAGTGTGAAGAAATCTGCCATAAGAGTGTGTCTTTGTTGATGTCCAAGTCACCGCTACTTGTATAGGTCTTGTTAGTCATGTAGCTGCTGTGCTTAGCAGCTCATGTGAAATACTAGTTTCCCCAACAAAGTTAGAAATTCATGTGAGTGTCATACAGCCTTGCTTATGAATCTCGATTAATGTCTATAAGGTGTATGCAGCATTTGGGAAGTGTGAGTAATGGCCTGATGGGCATTGGTATCTAATTGAAAAGAATAAGTTGAACTTTTTGGGGGTACCATTCTAAGTACTCAAGACTTCTTCAAAATCCTAACTGGAGTTGAACTTTATTGTCTTGGTCAAAATGTTTAATAAACCACTGATATGCCTTGGGCTTGGCACTTTGAGATAATTGGTACTGACAATATACCTGAGTTGTGGTTACTAACATTATGTGTCCAATTAGTTACGGCAATAATTGCTGTATTGGTATTCACTACCTCTGTTTGGAATTAACTGACACTGAAATGAGTGTATCTAACACTGAAACGTGTCTAGACACACACATTTCAACGTCAGTTAAttccgaacggagggagtaggacaGAAGATTAACGAGATTAGCAGCTTGATTGGAAAAGAAGATTGGGAATGATGTTTACTGCTTTGACCATCAATTAAATTGTAAAATATTAAGTGAGCAAAATCATCCTTGTTTTGGCAGTGTTTTAGTAGGAGCATTTATTACGCTATCTCCACATGAAGCAAAACTTGCCTTCAATACACATTTCATGTGGATTATGCTCATCTCTCACTTTTCATGTGTACAGTGGTGCTGCCTTGCTAGTTGAAGCTGCAAACATGGGTGATCCAGAGGCACAGTATGAACTTGGATGTCGGCTAAGAGTCGAGGTTTTCACATTTCATGTGCTTTTTGCCCCGTCCTGTTCCACCTTTTTTTTGTGGGGCACTTTATTAATTGGATCTTAGTTATTTGTTAGGCAAATGGTAGTTTCATTCTTTATACCATTTGTGTGGAATATGTCTTCATCTCAGTTGATGGTTACCTTTGTTGCTTGTAGAATGATCATGTTCAGTCTGATCAACAGGCCTTCCATTATATAGAGAAAGCTGTTGACCAGGTATGCTCGCCACCTGAATGTTGATCAAATATAATCTACTCTGTTTCTTGATAAGCATATTCAGCTTTTACCTATCTTTGAATGCAGTTGCATCCTGCTGCTTTGTATCTTCTTGGTGCTGTGTATATAACTGGGGATTGCGTCAAGAGGGACATAGCTTCAGCTATGTGGTGTTTCCATAGAGCTTCAGAAAAGGTGGTAAATGTGATAGATCAACTTAAAAATTGTCTTATTTACTTTCAACCCATGAATCACGTTGTTATTTATGTTTTTCTGACGTCTCAGGGACATGCTGGAGCTGCAGTTGCATATGGTTCACTTCTTCTGAAAGGTTTGCAGACAAGTGACACTAACGTTTCAAGAGACATGTCCTTATATTATTCTTCTCGTGTTGTCTATTTTAGAGTATAAACAGGTTGTGAAGTTATGGTTTCACCATTAATTTGGACAGCTCTTGATTAACTGATTTTGTTTAATTTTGGCTAGAATTGTTAGATTACTCCAGGCCTATCTGTTTATGCTTACCGTGTGGTTGTTTCAGGTGCTGAAGTGCCTGAAGTCATTACCAGGTTCAACTCAGGCAAGAGTCCGTCAACTGGGAAGGTGCGAA
This genomic stretch from Hordeum vulgare subsp. vulgare chromosome 6H, MorexV3_pseudomolecules_assembly, whole genome shotgun sequence harbors:
- the LOC123402526 gene encoding uncharacterized protein LOC123402526, coding for MIAALARQVAAATASSSPLGRVSQLASALNHQRWIHDRNKKAMELVAKGWSALQEVDRVIDFADRNDKRLIPLLRGAKENFELALEIDNMNTHARCWLAKMHFKYHVPGACKAIGAALLVEAANMGDPEAQYELGCRLRVENDHVQSDQQAFHYIEKAVDQLHPAALYLLGAVYITGDCVKRDIASAMWCFHRASEKGHAGAAVAYGSLLLKGAEVPEVITRFNSGKSPSTGKVRKRTIQQDPVKLAKEQFQIAAESGSDLGLRWLKRLGDYEKEPQELKQIQQ